One part of the Mycolicibacterium aromaticivorans JS19b1 = JCM 16368 genome encodes these proteins:
- a CDS encoding alpha/beta fold hydrolase, whose translation MPTPAARWMLLHGTPLDPSIWDAVRVHLPADSVAADLNRPQAGGLLQQRLAAAVLDGEPDGPLIVVGHSLGGQVAMEMALLAPHRVRRLILVCTRDIPVAEFHEAARALRAGAPLDVEATITRWFTAAEIADEGPVIQDVRRRLAAVSSSAYATTLEALATYDRGAELAQIRSPATLLCGRQDLGCTPEVMSTLAADLPDARLQTVDAWAHMSPFVRPADFAERLLNAAE comes from the coding sequence ATGCCGACACCCGCAGCACGATGGATGCTTCTCCACGGCACACCGCTTGACCCCAGCATCTGGGATGCGGTCCGCGTCCACCTGCCTGCCGATTCGGTTGCCGCCGACCTCAACCGACCGCAGGCCGGCGGTCTCCTCCAGCAGCGCCTCGCCGCCGCGGTCCTGGACGGGGAGCCTGACGGCCCGCTGATCGTCGTCGGGCATTCCCTAGGCGGCCAGGTGGCCATGGAAATGGCTTTGCTTGCGCCGCACCGTGTTCGCCGATTGATCCTGGTGTGCACGCGCGATATCCCGGTGGCCGAATTTCACGAAGCGGCACGAGCACTGCGCGCAGGAGCGCCGCTCGACGTCGAGGCAACCATCACGCGCTGGTTCACCGCAGCCGAGATCGCCGATGAGGGCCCGGTGATCCAGGACGTCCGCCGGCGCCTGGCAGCGGTGTCATCGTCGGCCTACGCGACCACACTGGAAGCGCTGGCAACCTACGACCGCGGCGCGGAGCTTGCGCAGATTCGGTCGCCGGCGACCCTGCTCTGCGGGCGCCAGGATCTCGGGTGCACCCCCGAAGTGATGTCCACACTGGCGGCTGACCTGCCCGATGCCCGCCTGCAGACCGTGGACGCGTGGGCTCACATGTCTCCGTTCGTCCGGCCCGCCGACTTCGCGGAGCGGTTGCTGAACGCCGCGGAATGA
- a CDS encoding VOC family protein yields MLGHLGINVTDLAAAKAYYDTLMPLLGFEPFLADHDQFAFRPAGGKPGTYLFFYPAGDPCPYSRDGAGLQHLAFMVKTRNAVNEIHRQVQQLGGQIVHEPQFFPQYPPPYFATFWLDPFGVLLEAVCHHDRS; encoded by the coding sequence ATGCTCGGGCATCTGGGAATCAACGTCACTGACTTGGCGGCGGCCAAGGCCTACTACGACACGCTGATGCCACTTCTCGGGTTCGAACCATTTCTCGCCGACCATGACCAGTTCGCCTTCCGTCCCGCGGGCGGCAAGCCCGGGACGTATCTGTTCTTCTATCCAGCGGGCGATCCGTGCCCGTACTCCCGTGATGGCGCGGGCCTGCAGCACCTCGCCTTCATGGTGAAAACCCGCAACGCCGTCAACGAGATTCACCGCCAGGTACAACAGCTAGGTGGGCAAATCGTGCATGAGCCGCAATTCTTCCCGCAGTATCCGCCGCCCTACTTCGCGACGTTCTGGCTCGACCCGTTCGGCGTGTTGTTGGAAGCAGTCTGTCACCACGACCGCAGCTGA
- the ctaD gene encoding cytochrome c oxidase subunit I, which yields MTAEAPPRGELEAGRPFPARTGPKGNLIYKLVTTTDHKLIGIMYCVACFSFFFIGGLMALFIRAELAVPGLQFLSNEQYNQLFTMHGTAMLLFYATPIVFGFANLVLPLQIGAPDVAFPRLNALSFWLFVFGAMIALAGFITPGGAADFGWTAYTPLSDAMHSPGAGGDLWILGVAVGGLGTILGAVNMITTVVCMRAPGMTMFRMPIFTWNIFVTSILVLVVFPLLTAALFGLAADRRLGAHIYDPANGGTVLFQHLFWFFGHPEVYIIALPFFGIVTEIFPVFSRKPVFGYTTLIYATISIAALSVAVWAHHMYVTGAVLLPFFSFMTFLIAVPTGIKFFNWIGTMWKGRLTFETPMLFSIGFLVTFLLGGLSGVLLASPPLDFHVSDSYFVVAHFHYVLFGTIVFATYAGIYFWFPKMTGRLLDERLGKVHFWLTFIGFHTTFLVQHWLGNAGMPRRYADYLPTDGFTTLNIISTVGAFILGVSVLPFVWNIFKSWRYGEVVTVDDPWGYGNSLEWATSCPPPRHNFTELPRIRSERPAFELHYPHMIERMRAESHVGSAHGPASGDMTRADENVRT from the coding sequence ATGACAGCTGAAGCTCCCCCGCGGGGGGAACTCGAGGCCGGCCGTCCATTTCCGGCCCGTACGGGTCCAAAGGGCAACCTGATCTACAAGCTGGTCACGACGACCGATCACAAGTTGATCGGCATCATGTACTGCGTCGCCTGCTTCAGCTTCTTTTTCATCGGCGGTCTGATGGCGCTGTTCATTCGCGCCGAGCTGGCTGTGCCGGGCTTGCAGTTCTTGTCGAATGAGCAGTACAACCAGCTGTTCACCATGCACGGCACGGCGATGCTGCTGTTCTATGCGACGCCGATCGTGTTCGGGTTCGCCAACCTGGTGCTGCCGCTGCAGATCGGCGCCCCCGATGTGGCGTTCCCGCGGCTCAACGCGCTGTCGTTCTGGCTCTTCGTGTTTGGGGCGATGATCGCGCTGGCCGGGTTCATCACCCCGGGTGGTGCCGCCGACTTCGGCTGGACGGCCTACACGCCGCTGTCGGATGCGATGCACTCACCGGGCGCCGGCGGTGACCTGTGGATACTGGGCGTTGCGGTCGGCGGTCTTGGCACCATCCTCGGCGCGGTGAACATGATCACCACCGTGGTGTGTATGCGTGCGCCCGGCATGACCATGTTCCGGATGCCGATCTTCACCTGGAACATCTTCGTCACCTCGATCCTGGTGCTGGTGGTGTTCCCGCTGCTGACCGCCGCACTGTTCGGCCTGGCCGCCGACCGTCGCCTGGGCGCGCACATCTACGACCCGGCCAACGGCGGCACCGTGCTGTTCCAGCATCTGTTCTGGTTCTTCGGCCATCCCGAGGTGTACATCATCGCGCTGCCGTTCTTCGGCATCGTGACCGAGATCTTCCCGGTGTTCTCCCGTAAGCCGGTGTTCGGTTACACCACGCTGATCTACGCGACGATCAGCATCGCGGCGCTGTCGGTGGCGGTGTGGGCGCACCACATGTACGTCACCGGTGCAGTCCTGCTGCCGTTCTTCTCGTTCATGACGTTCCTGATCGCGGTGCCCACCGGCATCAAGTTCTTCAACTGGATCGGCACCATGTGGAAGGGCAGGCTGACGTTCGAGACGCCGATGCTGTTCTCCATCGGCTTCCTGGTGACGTTCCTGCTGGGTGGCCTGTCCGGAGTGCTGCTGGCCAGCCCGCCACTGGACTTCCACGTCAGCGACAGCTACTTCGTGGTCGCGCACTTCCACTACGTGCTCTTCGGCACCATCGTGTTCGCGACCTACGCCGGGATCTATTTCTGGTTCCCGAAGATGACCGGCCGTCTGCTCGACGAGCGCCTGGGCAAGGTGCACTTCTGGCTGACGTTCATCGGCTTCCACACCACGTTCCTGGTGCAGCACTGGCTCGGCAACGCGGGCATGCCGCGCCGCTACGCCGACTACCTACCCACCGACGGATTCACCACACTCAACATCATCTCGACCGTCGGTGCGTTCATTCTCGGTGTGTCGGTGCTGCCGTTCGTGTGGAACATCTTCAAGAGCTGGCGCTACGGCGAGGTCGTCACCGTCGACGATCCGTGGGGTTACGGCAACTCGCTGGAATGGGCCACCTCCTGCCCGCCGCCGCGACACAACTTCACCGAGCTGCCCCGAATCCGTTCGGAGCGACCGGCATTCGAACTGCACTACCCACACATGATCGAGCGGATGCGTGCGGAGTCTCACGTCGGTAGCGCGCACGGTCCCGCCAGCGGGGACATGACCCGGGCCGACGAGAACGTCCGCACCTAA
- a CDS encoding TetR/AcrR family transcriptional regulator C-terminal domain-containing protein encodes MILQTAQAIVDRDGVDRLSMRRLSEALGRDPVMIYRHVPNKAAVLDGVAEIVLAQLSVDTADPDWAGQLRTVAHSFRQLALTHPNVVPLLVTRPLATPLGQRPPGMLRPLEDVLALLTSAGFTGDEALHIYRLLFGFLYGHILNELQEVIERPEETDHVLRLGLHRLAITEFPLVRAVAPALASYDGAAELDRFLDLLLHGLAVNLTPDS; translated from the coding sequence ATGATCCTGCAAACGGCGCAAGCGATCGTCGACCGGGACGGCGTGGATCGATTGTCCATGCGCCGCCTCAGCGAGGCACTGGGTCGCGATCCGGTGATGATCTACCGGCACGTACCCAACAAGGCCGCGGTGCTCGACGGCGTCGCCGAGATTGTGCTCGCGCAGCTATCGGTAGACACCGCAGACCCTGACTGGGCAGGTCAACTGCGCACCGTCGCGCACTCCTTCCGGCAGTTGGCCCTGACCCATCCGAATGTGGTGCCGCTGCTGGTCACGCGACCGTTGGCCACTCCGCTTGGACAGCGACCACCAGGCATGCTGCGCCCACTCGAAGACGTCCTCGCACTGCTCACCTCTGCCGGGTTCACCGGCGACGAGGCGCTCCACATCTACCGGCTGCTGTTTGGCTTCCTCTACGGCCACATCCTCAACGAGTTGCAGGAGGTGATCGAGCGACCCGAGGAAACCGACCACGTACTGCGTCTCGGTCTGCATCGGCTCGCGATCACCGAATTCCCCCTTGTGCGCGCAGTCGCACCTGCCCTGGCCTCCTACGACGGCGCCGCCGAACTGGACCGCTTCCTCGATCTGCTTCTTCACGGGTTGGCTGTGAATCTCACTCCAGACAGTTAG
- a CDS encoding CsbD family protein — MSIGKKLAHKVQTAKGATKKYLGRATGNTRLRIEGRVDRFKGNSKQAGDKIADALKP; from the coding sequence ATGAGCATCGGAAAGAAGCTCGCGCATAAGGTCCAGACCGCCAAGGGCGCCACGAAGAAGTATCTCGGCCGCGCCACCGGCAACACCCGGCTGCGCATCGAGGGACGCGTCGATCGGTTCAAGGGCAACAGCAAACAGGCAGGAGACAAAATCGCCGACGCTCTTAAACCATGA
- a CDS encoding DUF6131 family protein yields the protein MIVLGIILIVLGLLLPSLVPTFAFAHIVLVIGVILLVVGLLLMLMGRMGHAVGGRRHYY from the coding sequence ATGATCGTCCTCGGAATCATCCTCATCGTGCTGGGGCTGCTGCTGCCCAGCCTCGTACCGACCTTCGCCTTCGCGCACATCGTTCTGGTCATCGGAGTCATCCTCCTGGTTGTCGGATTGCTGCTCATGCTCATGGGGCGAATGGGGCATGCGGTCGGCGGCCGGCGTCACTACTACTGA
- the mgtA gene encoding magnesium-translocating P-type ATPase: MTPKAPAAALPAVLPAAQVAAAPVDEVLGWLDSSAQGLSSAQASERLQKFGPNAVRTHHVNALAVLGRQLRSAVLILLAATAVVSYFLGDSLQAIIIGVILAASIGLGFINEYRAERAAAALHSGVRHTAVVRRDGAFAALDVTQLVPGDVIRLSLGEAVPADLRMIEATGLECNESILTGESTGSEKSPRPVAADAELAESSDLAFMGTIVSAGEGVGVVYATGRNAEFGRIAAGLGERQPETDFQVGLRRFSYLLLQVAIALTVLILVSNLLLRKPVIDSVLFSLAIAVGITPQLLPAVVSASLATGSRQLAKARVLVKRLVCIEDLGDIDILITDKTGTLTEGRISLVDAVDHAGTHSDSVLRLGLLATDVDPTSGGVSANALDAALWESPKAKDLVGAGVRHVASVPFDHIRRATSVLVDDNGKQIVVLKGAPEQVLARCRMTPQDTQETLDVLFAAGRRVVAVAAKPAAELTTITADDECDLMLAGFVVFADEPKAAARQSLNQLAALGIELKIATGDNPRVAEKVCADLGLASKGTITGAQLEALGADDFSDAAQNHTIFARISPEQKAQLITSARRTGRSVGFLGDGVNDALALHAADVGISVESATDVAKDAADVVLLEKDLGVLATGVAEGRRIFANTIKYVLMGTSSNFGNMFSAAAASALLPFLPMLPSQILLNNLLYDSSQLAIPTDRVDEDQLQAPSHWNIGFIRRFMLTFGPISSLFDFLTFGLMLGVLHAGATEFRTGWFVESLATQTLIIFAIRTRRVPFFRSRASVPLTLTSFAVVAIGILITISPLARPLGFTALPLQFFAALAGFVVVYLILVEFTKKWFYAEQTRMAEKPQRTRGREHRIHRRAARFSHPGAITGST; the protein is encoded by the coding sequence ATGACGCCGAAGGCGCCCGCCGCGGCGTTGCCGGCGGTGCTGCCCGCCGCACAGGTCGCGGCGGCTCCGGTTGATGAGGTCCTCGGTTGGCTGGATAGTTCCGCGCAGGGGTTGTCCAGTGCGCAGGCGTCTGAGCGGCTGCAGAAATTCGGCCCGAATGCCGTTCGGACCCATCATGTCAACGCGCTCGCGGTGCTCGGGCGTCAGTTGCGCAGCGCGGTTCTGATCTTGTTGGCGGCCACCGCCGTTGTCTCGTATTTTCTCGGGGACAGCTTGCAGGCGATCATCATCGGCGTGATCTTGGCCGCCAGTATCGGTCTGGGTTTTATCAACGAGTACCGCGCCGAGCGGGCCGCCGCGGCCCTGCACTCGGGTGTCCGCCACACCGCGGTCGTTCGCCGCGACGGCGCGTTCGCCGCGCTCGATGTCACCCAACTGGTACCAGGCGATGTGATCCGGCTGTCGCTCGGCGAGGCCGTTCCTGCGGACCTACGCATGATCGAGGCGACCGGCCTGGAATGCAATGAGAGCATCCTGACTGGGGAGTCGACAGGCTCGGAGAAGTCGCCTCGCCCGGTGGCCGCCGATGCCGAGCTGGCCGAATCTAGCGATCTGGCATTCATGGGCACGATCGTGAGCGCCGGCGAGGGAGTAGGGGTGGTGTATGCCACCGGGCGAAACGCCGAATTCGGCCGTATCGCGGCCGGTCTGGGTGAGCGGCAGCCCGAGACCGACTTTCAGGTCGGTCTGCGCCGGTTCTCCTATCTGCTGCTGCAAGTTGCGATCGCGTTGACAGTCTTGATCTTGGTCAGCAACCTGTTGCTGCGTAAACCGGTGATCGATTCAGTGCTGTTCTCACTCGCGATCGCCGTGGGGATCACTCCACAACTGCTGCCGGCGGTGGTCAGCGCCAGTCTGGCGACAGGGTCACGCCAACTGGCCAAAGCCAGGGTGTTGGTCAAACGCTTAGTGTGTATCGAAGACCTCGGCGACATCGACATCCTGATCACCGACAAGACCGGTACGTTGACCGAAGGCCGGATCAGCCTGGTCGACGCAGTCGACCACGCCGGCACGCATAGCGATTCAGTCCTGCGTCTTGGGCTGCTCGCCACTGATGTCGACCCGACCTCGGGTGGGGTCAGCGCGAATGCGTTGGACGCCGCACTCTGGGAATCGCCCAAGGCCAAGGATCTGGTAGGCGCCGGAGTACGACATGTCGCGAGCGTGCCCTTCGACCATATCCGCCGCGCGACCTCGGTACTGGTCGATGACAACGGGAAACAGATCGTGGTCCTCAAGGGTGCACCTGAGCAAGTGCTGGCCCGATGCCGGATGACCCCGCAGGACACACAGGAAACGCTGGACGTGTTGTTCGCCGCCGGCCGCCGGGTGGTCGCGGTGGCCGCTAAACCAGCGGCCGAGCTGACCACGATCACCGCGGACGACGAGTGCGATTTGATGTTGGCCGGGTTCGTCGTCTTCGCCGACGAACCGAAAGCCGCTGCGCGCCAGTCCCTGAATCAACTGGCCGCTCTGGGCATCGAGCTGAAGATCGCCACCGGCGACAACCCCCGTGTTGCCGAAAAAGTCTGCGCCGACTTGGGTTTGGCGTCCAAGGGCACCATCACCGGTGCGCAACTGGAGGCGCTCGGCGCCGACGACTTCAGCGATGCCGCGCAGAATCACACGATCTTCGCCCGCATCTCCCCGGAGCAGAAGGCGCAGCTGATCACCTCCGCGCGGCGCACTGGTCGATCGGTCGGCTTCCTCGGAGACGGTGTCAACGATGCCTTGGCACTGCACGCCGCCGACGTCGGGATCTCGGTGGAAAGCGCCACCGACGTCGCCAAAGACGCCGCCGATGTGGTGCTGTTGGAGAAGGACCTCGGCGTGCTGGCCACCGGGGTGGCCGAGGGCCGGCGGATCTTCGCCAACACCATCAAGTACGTGCTCATGGGCACCTCGAGCAACTTCGGAAACATGTTCAGCGCCGCCGCCGCGTCGGCCCTTTTGCCGTTCCTGCCGATGCTGCCCAGCCAGATCCTGTTGAACAATCTGCTCTACGACAGCTCACAGCTCGCCATTCCCACCGACCGCGTCGACGAGGACCAACTGCAAGCACCCTCACACTGGAACATCGGCTTCATCCGACGATTCATGCTCACCTTCGGCCCGATCAGTTCGCTGTTCGACTTCCTGACCTTCGGCCTGATGTTGGGTGTGCTGCACGCCGGTGCCACTGAATTCCGCACCGGCTGGTTCGTGGAATCGCTTGCCACACAAACGTTGATCATCTTCGCGATCCGTACACGCAGGGTGCCGTTTTTCCGCAGCCGGGCCAGCGTTCCATTAACGCTCACCAGTTTCGCCGTGGTTGCAATCGGCATCCTGATCACGATTTCGCCGCTGGCGCGCCCACTGGGCTTCACGGCGCTACCGCTGCAGTTCTTCGCCGCGCTTGCCGGCTTCGTCGTTGTCTACCTGATCCTGGTGGAGTTCACCAAGAAGTGGTTCTATGCCGAGCAGACCCGCATGGCCGAAAAGCCGCAGCGCACCCGCGGCCGCGAACATCGCATCCATCGAAGGGCCGCACGGTTCAGTCACCCCGGTGCCATCACCGGCAGCACATAA
- a CDS encoding DUF6790 family protein: MMWSAWDSLADYGPLFTPIAAGIGAAVHVWRVRPCPPGRPSEIVLLWLFGGVVGIGGLVVTISHVFFAQSTAQQIGFPAGNPFQFEVGMANLAFALLGLACIWIRERFWEATAAGFAVFYWGAAVGHFIELFGHGDNAPYNAGPILVTDVGLPALILIALANLRHTQRLSGRTEDDQR, translated from the coding sequence ATGATGTGGTCGGCTTGGGACAGTCTGGCGGATTACGGCCCGCTGTTCACCCCTATCGCCGCGGGGATCGGTGCGGCCGTGCATGTTTGGCGTGTTCGCCCGTGTCCGCCCGGACGGCCCAGCGAGATCGTGCTGCTGTGGCTATTCGGCGGGGTGGTGGGGATAGGAGGGCTGGTGGTCACCATCTCGCACGTCTTCTTCGCCCAATCCACGGCTCAGCAGATCGGCTTTCCCGCCGGTAACCCGTTCCAATTCGAGGTCGGCATGGCCAATCTCGCCTTCGCGCTCCTGGGCCTCGCCTGCATCTGGATCCGCGAACGGTTCTGGGAGGCTACGGCTGCCGGTTTCGCTGTGTTCTACTGGGGTGCCGCAGTCGGCCACTTCATCGAGCTGTTCGGCCACGGTGACAACGCACCGTATAACGCCGGACCCATCCTCGTCACCGATGTCGGCTTACCCGCACTCATTCTCATTGCGCTGGCGAATCTGCGGCACACACAGCGTCTGAGCGGGCGGACCGAAGACGACCAGCGGTGA
- a CDS encoding DUF3297 family protein, giving the protein MSEDPNPEVPPNHLSIDPRSAFYDEEVLLRDVGIRFNGVEKTNVHEYNVTEGWVRVEVPTAKDRRGNPMVVKLSGTVEPYFRGAQ; this is encoded by the coding sequence ATGTCCGAGGACCCGAACCCAGAGGTTCCACCGAATCACCTCTCCATCGATCCGCGAAGCGCCTTCTACGACGAGGAAGTGCTTCTGCGCGACGTCGGTATTCGATTCAACGGCGTTGAAAAAACCAACGTCCACGAATACAACGTGACCGAGGGTTGGGTGCGTGTTGAAGTTCCTACCGCTAAGGATCGCCGGGGAAATCCGATGGTCGTCAAGCTCAGCGGCACGGTCGAACCTTATTTCCGCGGCGCGCAATAG
- a CDS encoding TetR/AcrR family transcriptional regulator: MATKSLRWGASAAADGRSGRDRLLDAAERCLEVQGLAGTTMEDIARNAGVSRATVYRYFASREAVISGVIIRATEEYLRRMEPRLSGHSDLGSAIVDFIDHTVIAARRRPIIGVLFGSDRELAGVGLAEGTSTMLFELVTEFLRPLFATHWNQLAPGVSVDDAAEWILRTVLSLLTVRGPRDRSRDGLRTYLQRLLLPAIVSGQDAT; encoded by the coding sequence GTGGCGACAAAGTCATTGCGCTGGGGCGCGTCCGCTGCGGCGGATGGGAGATCAGGGCGCGACCGATTGCTCGACGCCGCTGAGCGCTGCCTTGAGGTGCAGGGTCTCGCAGGCACCACTATGGAGGACATCGCCAGAAATGCCGGTGTGTCACGGGCGACGGTTTACCGGTACTTCGCGAGTCGCGAGGCCGTGATCTCTGGGGTCATCATTCGCGCCACCGAAGAATACCTACGCCGGATGGAACCGCGGTTGTCCGGCCATAGTGACTTAGGTTCTGCGATCGTTGATTTCATCGATCACACTGTGATTGCGGCCCGCCGAAGGCCCATCATCGGCGTCCTATTCGGCAGCGATCGTGAACTCGCGGGTGTGGGCCTTGCCGAGGGAACATCGACCATGCTTTTCGAACTCGTCACCGAGTTTCTTCGGCCTCTCTTCGCGACGCACTGGAACCAGTTGGCGCCCGGGGTCTCCGTTGATGACGCCGCGGAATGGATACTTCGCACCGTGCTGAGTCTGCTCACCGTTCGTGGCCCAAGGGATCGAAGCAGAGACGGACTGCGCACCTATCTGCAACGTCTTCTTCTACCCGCAATCGTCTCTGGCCAAGACGCAACGTGA